In Mustela lutreola isolate mMusLut2 chromosome 1, mMusLut2.pri, whole genome shotgun sequence, one genomic interval encodes:
- the KCTD21 gene encoding BTB/POZ domain-containing protein KCTD21: MSDPITLNVGGKLYTTSLATLTSFPDSMLGAMFSGKMPTKRDSQGNCFIDRDGKVFRYILNFLRTSHLDLPEDFQEMGLLRREADFYQVQPLIEALQEKEVELSKAEKNAMLNITLNQRVQTVHFTVREAPQIYSLSSSSMEVFNANIFSTSCLFLKLLGSKLFYCSNGNLSSITSHLQDPNHLTLDWVANVEGLPEEEYTKQNLKRLWVVPANKQINSFQVFVEEVLKIALSDGFCIDSSHPHAVDFMNNKIIRLIRYR; this comes from the coding sequence ATGTCTGACCCCATCACACTGAATGTTGGGGGGAAGCTCTACACAACCTCACTGGCAACCTTGACCAGCTTCCCCGACTCCATGCTGGGCGCCATGTTCAGTGGGAAGATGCCCACCAAGAGGGACAGCCAGGGCAACTGCTTCATCGACCGCGACGGCAAAGTTTTCCGCTACATCCTCAACTTCCTGCGCACCTCCCACTTGGACTTGCCGGAGGACTTCCAGGAGATGGGCCTGCTCCGAAGGGAGGCTGACTTCTACCAGGTACAGCCCCTCATTGAGGCCCTGCAGGAGAAGGAGGTGGAGCTCTCCAAGGCCGAGAAGAACGCCATGCTCAACATCACCCTGAACCAGCGGGTGCAGACGGTCCACTTCACTGTGCGCGAGGCCCCTCAGATCTACAGCCTCTCCTCGTCCAGCATGGAGGTCTTCAACGCCAACATCTTCAGTACCTCTTGCCTCTTCCTCAAGCTCCTGGGCTCCAAGCTCTTCTACTGCTCCAATGGCAATCTCTCCTCCATCACCAGCCACTTGCAGGACCCCAACCACCTGACTCTGGACTGGGTGGCCAATGTGGAGGGCCTCCCAGAGGAGGAGTATACCAAGCAGAACCTCAAGAGGCTCTGGGTGGTGCCAGCCAACAAGCAGATCAACAGCTTCCAGGTCTTTGTGGAAGAGGTGCTGAAAATCGCCCTGAGTGACGGCTTCTGCATCGATTCTTCTCACCCACATGCCGTGGATTTTATGAATAATAAGATTATTCGATTAATACGGTATAGATAA